The Nostoc sp. 'Lobaria pulmonaria (5183) cyanobiont' genome window below encodes:
- a CDS encoding ribonuclease Z — protein MQITFLGTSSGVPTRSRNVSSVALRLPQRAELWLFDCGEGTQHQIMRSELKISQLSRIFITHMHGDHIFGLMGLLATCGLAGNVERIDIYGPPGLNDYIQSASRYSYTHFSYPIKVHAIRPGIIYEDDDFTVSCGNLHHRITAFGYRVTEKDRAGRFDVEKAKALQIPPGRVYGQLKRGETVTLTDGRVIDGTQLCGPTEIGRKIAYCTDTIYCDGAVELAHDVDVLIHEATFAHQDADMAFQRLHSTTTMAAQTALAAGAHRLIMSHFSPRYAPGNTLELKDLLKEARAIFPHTDMAYDFMIHEVPRRREVELTKVGV, from the coding sequence GTGCAGATAACATTCTTAGGGACGAGTTCCGGTGTACCCACGCGATCGCGCAATGTTTCCAGTGTCGCTCTGAGATTACCCCAAAGGGCAGAACTGTGGTTATTTGACTGTGGCGAAGGTACTCAGCATCAAATTATGCGGAGTGAACTGAAAATCAGTCAACTCTCCCGAATTTTTATCACCCACATGCACGGCGACCACATCTTTGGCTTGATGGGACTTCTTGCTACTTGCGGCTTGGCTGGCAATGTAGAACGAATTGATATCTATGGCCCACCTGGATTAAATGATTACATTCAATCTGCCTCACGTTATTCCTACACGCACTTTTCTTACCCAATCAAAGTTCACGCCATCCGTCCAGGGATAATTTATGAAGACGATGACTTCACCGTTAGCTGCGGTAATTTGCATCATCGGATTACAGCTTTCGGCTACCGCGTAACCGAAAAAGACCGAGCCGGACGCTTTGATGTGGAAAAAGCCAAGGCGTTGCAAATTCCTCCTGGTCGGGTTTACGGTCAACTCAAGCGCGGTGAAACAGTTACCCTTACGGACGGACGGGTGATTGATGGCACCCAATTGTGCGGCCCTACAGAAATTGGTCGAAAGATTGCCTATTGTACAGACACAATTTATTGTGATGGTGCAGTGGAATTAGCTCATGATGTTGATGTATTAATTCACGAAGCAACCTTTGCCCATCAAGATGCAGATATGGCTTTCCAGCGGTTGCATTCCACAACCACAATGGCAGCGCAAACAGCTTTAGCTGCTGGAGCGCATCGACTGATTATGAGTCATTTCAGTCCCCGCTATGCTCCCGGAAATACTTTGGAGTTGAAGGATCTCCTCAAAGAAGCTCGTGCTATTTTTCCTCATACTGATATGGCTTACGATTTTATGATTCATGAAGTACCCAGACGGCGGGAAGTAGAGTTAACCAAGGTAGGCGTTTAA
- a CDS encoding WecB/TagA/CpsF family glycosyltransferase yields the protein MLARVLLPTKKVLDFPITALRFDEQIQTILKWASRRESKTVYVANVHMLIEAHWNPEFATVLRNADIVTPDGMPLVWMMRKMGALYQDRVAGMDIFLALCQLTQTQNLSIFFVGSQTEILSRIQNRLEKEFPQIKIAAMEPLPFRPLTEIEDEALVQKINSSGASAVLVSLGCPKQENWIAQHKGKIQAVMIGLGGVFPVYAGIHKRAPRIVRDLGLEWLYRWIQEPRRLCSRYAKTIPLFIWLATKQLLSSSRIAAVFLHETGD from the coding sequence ATGCTGGCAAGAGTGCTTCTACCTACTAAAAAAGTGCTTGATTTTCCTATTACTGCTTTACGGTTTGACGAGCAGATACAAACAATACTCAAGTGGGCGAGTAGGCGTGAGAGTAAAACTGTATATGTAGCCAATGTACACATGCTCATTGAAGCCCATTGGAATCCAGAGTTTGCCACCGTATTGCGAAATGCAGATATAGTTACTCCTGATGGTATGCCTCTGGTATGGATGATGCGAAAAATGGGAGCGCTTTACCAAGACCGTGTGGCAGGGATGGATATTTTTCTTGCATTGTGTCAGCTAACTCAAACCCAAAATCTGAGCATTTTCTTTGTAGGTTCCCAAACAGAAATTCTGTCTAGGATACAAAACAGGTTAGAGAAGGAATTTCCGCAGATAAAGATTGCGGCGATGGAACCTCTACCCTTTCGTCCCCTAACGGAAATTGAAGACGAAGCCTTGGTTCAAAAGATTAACTCTAGTGGTGCTAGCGCTGTCTTAGTTTCTCTGGGATGTCCCAAACAAGAAAATTGGATAGCTCAACATAAGGGCAAAATACAAGCTGTAATGATTGGACTGGGTGGAGTTTTCCCAGTTTATGCCGGAATTCATAAGCGGGCACCCCGCATAGTTCGAGACTTAGGACTTGAATGGCTATATCGATGGATTCAAGAACCACGCCGACTTTGTAGTCGTTATGCGAAGACTATTCCACTCTTTATATGGCTAGCTACTAAACAACTATTATCATCAAGTCGGATTGCAGCGGTCTTCCTTCACGAGACTGGGGACTAA
- a CDS encoding GumC family protein, with product MAKTSLNQEQQVTTSAQGAVDIRQLSTILLRRRFLTFGVFCVVMSAASLLAINAKPTYQSNMQILVNSNLSEGAQSNTQVIDSNSQVVDSTTQMKLMLSYKLLQKAVDLLHSDYPDITLQDINGQKEYSKKAPLEVTPEAGGIGANKVFNQTFKVSFNDQDPVKAQRVLQALEKVYQNYNKQQQKERLNQGLAFVNTRLPEIKKEVSKAEKNLEQFRKKHKLLDPEVQSKILLESLADIQQQLQTTRANLQDVNARYNNLEQLIASSSQQNTLISSQLNQSSRYQALLSEIQKTELALAKERLRYTDDYPSVQKLKQQRESQLSLLREEVKTITNSNKDKPLSKGQMLGVDPTLVDEFVLVQTSVLGLTANEKNLIESEQQLRSELNKYPSLIAEYNHLLPKIATSRKNLEQILQAQQSLGLKIAQEGYNWQVLAEPSPGIYMDNNRLLLLLGGAVIGPILGILAALILEKFNDAIYCAGDLKKLTNLRVLGSVPKLPSRSVKKRRLSLPWNSRVSSDYSVIEASNKLPVHETLDMIYQNIQILKYPLPFKSLMFTSALPGEGKTTLVLGLVASATRMHRRVLVIDANLHNPSLHKILELSNDWGLSLLLVDETTTHFQDYIQPIHPSIDILTAGPEPEDTVKLLSSQRMKELIEVFEQSYDLVLIDAPSILGTVDARIVASFCNGIVMVERMGKVTRTELTQATEILSKLNLIGIIANEASNSQKVLAS from the coding sequence GTGGCTAAGACTAGTCTGAATCAAGAGCAACAGGTTACAACTTCAGCACAAGGCGCAGTTGACATCAGACAACTATCTACTATTTTGCTTCGCCGACGCTTTCTGACCTTTGGGGTTTTTTGTGTAGTTATGTCAGCTGCTAGCCTCTTGGCTATCAATGCCAAACCTACTTACCAGAGTAATATGCAGATATTGGTGAATTCCAATTTATCTGAAGGGGCACAGTCAAATACTCAGGTTATTGATTCAAATTCTCAAGTTGTTGATTCCACTACTCAGATGAAACTCATGCTGAGTTATAAGTTGCTTCAGAAAGCTGTAGATTTACTCCATTCTGATTATCCTGATATTACCTTACAAGACATCAACGGTCAAAAAGAATATAGCAAAAAAGCACCTTTAGAAGTAACTCCAGAAGCAGGAGGCATAGGGGCAAATAAAGTTTTTAATCAGACATTTAAAGTTTCTTTTAATGATCAAGATCCAGTAAAAGCACAAAGAGTACTTCAAGCTCTAGAGAAAGTCTATCAAAACTACAACAAACAGCAACAAAAAGAACGTCTGAATCAGGGATTAGCTTTTGTAAACACTCGCCTACCTGAGATAAAAAAAGAGGTGAGTAAAGCTGAAAAAAACTTAGAACAGTTTCGCAAAAAACATAAATTACTCGATCCCGAAGTCCAAAGTAAAATTCTGCTAGAATCTCTAGCCGATATTCAACAACAGCTACAAACCACTCGTGCCAACCTTCAAGATGTAAACGCTCGCTACAATAATCTAGAGCAACTAATAGCGTCTTCGTCTCAACAGAATACACTAATTTCTTCTCAATTAAATCAGTCAAGCCGCTATCAAGCATTATTAAGTGAAATTCAAAAAACTGAACTAGCTTTGGCTAAGGAGCGGCTCCGCTATACAGATGATTATCCATCGGTACAAAAATTAAAGCAGCAACGCGAAAGTCAACTGTCCTTATTACGAGAAGAGGTGAAAACTATTACTAATAGCAATAAAGATAAACCTTTATCAAAAGGACAAATGCTAGGAGTTGATCCAACGCTTGTAGATGAGTTTGTTTTAGTACAGACAAGTGTTTTAGGACTAACTGCCAATGAAAAAAATCTCATCGAATCAGAACAGCAACTACGCTCTGAGCTAAACAAATACCCAAGTTTAATAGCAGAGTATAATCATCTGCTGCCAAAGATAGCAACTAGCCGCAAAAACCTTGAACAAATACTCCAGGCACAACAGTCATTGGGACTGAAAATTGCTCAGGAAGGATATAACTGGCAAGTTTTGGCAGAACCTTCTCCCGGTATTTATATGGATAATAACAGATTATTACTCTTGCTTGGAGGAGCGGTAATTGGGCCGATTTTAGGTATCTTAGCAGCCCTAATTTTGGAAAAGTTTAATGACGCTATTTATTGTGCCGGAGATTTAAAGAAACTGACAAACCTACGTGTACTGGGATCGGTACCAAAACTACCATCACGTAGTGTCAAAAAACGGCGGCTTAGCCTGCCTTGGAATAGCCGAGTCAGCTCAGATTATTCTGTAATAGAAGCCAGTAATAAATTGCCCGTCCATGAAACTTTGGACATGATCTACCAAAATATTCAAATATTAAAATATCCTTTACCGTTCAAGTCGCTGATGTTTACTTCAGCACTACCAGGGGAAGGGAAGACAACCTTAGTGTTAGGCCTTGTAGCTAGTGCTACCCGGATGCATCGACGGGTATTAGTAATTGATGCTAATCTACATAATCCTAGCCTGCACAAAATCCTGGAACTATCCAATGACTGGGGACTATCTCTGTTATTAGTTGATGAGACAACTACTCATTTTCAAGATTACATCCAGCCGATTCACCCCTCCATTGATATTTTGACTGCTGGGCCAGAACCAGAAGACACAGTGAAGTTGCTCAGTTCTCAACGGATGAAAGAACTAATAGAGGTGTTTGAGCAAAGTTATGACCTAGTACTAATAGATGCTCCATCTATTTTAGGCACGGTTGATGCCAGGATTGTGGCATCTTTTTGCAATGGTATTGTAATGGTAGAGCGCATGGGAAAAGTGACTCGAACTGAACTGACTCAAGCAACAGAAATTTTGAGTAAGTTGAATTTAATTGGAATTATCGCTAATGAAGCGAGCAATTCTCAAAAAGTATTGGCATCGTAA
- a CDS encoding alpha-hydroxy acid oxidase codes for MSTYLSTDDRFQPINLFEYEKLAKKHLSQTTLDYYSSGAWDEITLRDNRAAFERVKLRPRILVDVSDRNLSTSILGQPLQLPLLIAPMAFQCLAHPDGEVATALAAASAGVGMVLSTMATKSIEEVATACNQFPDSLRWFQLYIHKDRGLTRALVEKAYKAGYKALCLTVDAPVLGQRERDRRNEFALPQDLHLANLASISGLDISHEKGESGLFTYFAQQLNPAVTWDDLEWLQSLSGLPLVIKGVLRPDDAVRAVEHGAKAIVVSNHGGRQLDGAIASLDALTEIVAAVDGKVEVVLDGGIRRGTDILKALALGAKAVLIGRPILWGLAVAGQIGVSHIISLLQDELNVGMALSGCAKIQDIDPSLLNLPRL; via the coding sequence ATGTCTACCTACTTATCCACAGACGATCGCTTTCAACCCATCAACCTTTTTGAGTACGAAAAGCTAGCAAAAAAACATCTGTCTCAAACGACGCTTGATTACTACAGCAGTGGTGCTTGGGACGAAATCACATTGCGAGATAATCGTGCTGCCTTTGAGCGAGTCAAGCTGCGACCTCGGATATTAGTCGATGTGAGCGATCGCAATCTAAGTACCTCCATTTTAGGACAACCTTTGCAACTACCTTTGTTAATTGCACCAATGGCTTTTCAATGTCTAGCCCATCCAGATGGAGAAGTTGCCACAGCCCTAGCTGCTGCATCGGCTGGTGTGGGTATGGTGTTAAGTACAATGGCAACAAAGAGCATTGAAGAAGTGGCAACTGCATGTAATCAGTTTCCAGATTCTCTACGATGGTTCCAGCTTTACATCCATAAAGATCGAGGGTTAACTCGTGCTTTGGTAGAAAAAGCTTATAAAGCAGGCTACAAAGCACTTTGCCTAACTGTAGATGCACCCGTTCTCGGACAGCGCGAGAGAGATAGACGTAATGAGTTTGCCTTACCCCAAGACTTACATCTGGCTAATCTTGCGAGCATCTCAGGGCTAGATATTTCCCATGAAAAAGGTGAATCTGGGTTATTTACCTACTTTGCCCAACAGCTAAACCCAGCAGTCACTTGGGACGATTTGGAATGGTTGCAGTCTTTATCTGGGCTACCTTTAGTCATCAAAGGAGTTTTACGCCCAGATGATGCTGTGCGGGCTGTAGAACATGGAGCTAAAGCAATTGTTGTTTCCAATCATGGTGGCAGACAACTCGATGGTGCGATCGCTTCTTTAGATGCCCTGACTGAAATAGTAGCCGCAGTGGATGGTAAAGTAGAAGTGGTGTTGGATGGAGGCATTCGTAGAGGCACAGATATTCTCAAAGCTCTGGCATTAGGAGCAAAAGCAGTACTGATCGGACGACCCATTTTGTGGGGACTAGCGGTAGCAGGACAAATCGGCGTATCTCATATCATCTCACTGCTGCAAGATGAGTTAAATGTAGGAATGGCCCTTAGCGGCTGTGCCAAAATACAAGATATTGACCCTAGTTTATTGAACCTGCCACGCCTTTAA
- a CDS encoding two-partner secretion domain-containing protein produces the protein MSIRWVWFKSLGSVIGCAVALFTNSAVAQITQDGTLPNNSQVTQQDNITIIEGGTLSQSGRNLFHSFKEFSVIKNSIAEFKNADSVQNIISRVTGKSVSNIDGILKANGTANLFLINPNGIIFGPSASLQIGGSFVASTASSLNFTDGTKFSATDPQTPPLLTVNVPNGLQFGTTAAFIHNQSQAPSSDGVTTNIPVGLQVQQNKTLALVGGDITLEGGNLTAASGRIELGSVANNSLVDLKPTDQGWILGYQGVQNFQDIRLVQRTVDSSKIASQVNTSNRDGSGGNIQIQGNLVELIGPVVLKTQTTGVENGGDLTITSKKIIIRDGAQVSTTTLSKGDGGNLTVNASESVEVIGGFSSPDSDDRQPSGLLSSTAVAGKAGSINIKTGRLLIEDGGQVATDSTALGIIAGTGTGGNLTVSAFSVELIGNSTSGSTGLFASTNTSGDAGDITIDTKELMIRNGAKVTVSSQLVDFFTYAKDLPNSGKAGDLNITARSILLDNAGKLISDSKSGRGGNITLQVRDLLLMRRESKITTNAKGNGDGGNITINAPNGFLVASPLGNNDITANGFSGSGGKITITAKNLFGFVPRTGTDVQRLDPVEKDPNNLLTNDITAFSQQNPSLNGTVQINSPDADPSKGLVELPVNLVDASRQIVASCSTGGKIGRSSFIQTGRGGLVADPTQPLIADDAVLADWITLSPQSQNRAGGIQKRAVVQGQRNTEEKSQKVNSVNEPIQIVEAQGWVMDANGNVVLVAQVPAATLYNSSLTSKSCPAN, from the coding sequence ATGAGTATTCGTTGGGTCTGGTTTAAAAGTCTAGGATCTGTCATTGGTTGTGCAGTAGCTTTATTTACAAACTCTGCTGTTGCCCAAATTACCCAGGATGGGACTCTACCTAATAATTCTCAAGTTACACAACAGGACAATATCACAATTATTGAAGGTGGAACCCTATCCCAAAGTGGACGCAATCTATTCCACAGTTTTAAGGAGTTTTCCGTAATTAAAAATAGCATTGCTGAATTTAAAAATGCTGACAGTGTTCAAAACATTATTAGCCGGGTAACAGGTAAGTCTGTTTCTAATATTGATGGCATTCTTAAAGCTAATGGTACAGCCAACCTATTTTTGATTAATCCCAACGGAATAATTTTTGGTCCCAGTGCTTCTTTACAAATTGGCGGCTCATTCGTGGCGAGTACAGCTAGTAGTCTGAATTTTACTGATGGAACTAAATTTAGTGCCACAGATCCACAAACCCCACCTCTGCTAACGGTAAATGTTCCCAATGGCTTACAATTCGGCACAACTGCGGCGTTCATCCACAATCAATCTCAAGCACCTAGCTCAGATGGCGTGACAACTAATATACCTGTTGGTCTACAAGTACAGCAAAACAAAACCTTGGCACTTGTAGGTGGCGACATAACTCTGGAGGGCGGAAATTTAACAGCAGCGTCAGGACGAATTGAGTTAGGAAGTGTTGCTAATAATAGTCTGGTCGACCTCAAACCAACAGACCAAGGTTGGATTTTAGGATATCAAGGTGTCCAGAATTTTCAAGATATTCGATTAGTCCAGCGAACTGTTGATTCTTCTAAGATTGCATCTCAGGTAAATACTAGTAATAGAGATGGCAGTGGCGGCAATATCCAAATCCAGGGTAACTTAGTGGAACTAATTGGTCCTGTGGTTTTAAAAACTCAGACTACAGGTGTTGAGAATGGCGGAGACTTAACGATTACTAGCAAGAAAATAATCATTAGGGATGGAGCACAAGTAAGTACTACCACTTTGAGCAAGGGTGATGGAGGAAACTTGACTGTAAACGCCTCCGAATCTGTGGAGGTGATTGGTGGCTTTTCTTCTCCAGATAGTGATGACAGGCAACCTAGTGGATTGTTGAGTTCAACAGCGGTTGCCGGAAAGGCGGGTAGCATAAATATTAAGACTGGAAGATTACTTATTGAAGATGGGGGACAGGTAGCAACAGATTCTACTGCATTAGGCATAATAGCAGGTACAGGAACAGGAGGAAATTTGACTGTGAGCGCCTTTTCCGTAGAGCTAATTGGAAACTCAACAAGTGGGTCCACTGGCTTGTTTGCTTCTACAAATACTTCTGGAGATGCGGGTGATATAACAATTGATACAAAAGAATTAATGATCCGGAACGGAGCTAAAGTAACTGTGAGCAGTCAACTTGTAGACTTTTTCACCTACGCAAAGGATCTACCTAACTCAGGAAAAGCAGGCGATCTAAATATAACGGCTCGCTCTATACTTCTGGACAACGCAGGAAAACTCATATCTGACAGTAAATCAGGTCGTGGTGGTAATATTACGCTACAGGTGCGGGACTTATTACTGATGCGGCGCGAAAGTAAAATAACCACTAACGCCAAGGGTAATGGAGATGGTGGTAATATCACCATCAATGCACCAAATGGCTTCCTTGTCGCCAGCCCCTTAGGAAATAACGATATCACTGCCAACGGCTTCTCTGGCTCTGGTGGTAAAATCACAATCACTGCTAAGAACCTCTTTGGTTTTGTACCCCGCACAGGTACAGACGTACAGAGGCTTGACCCAGTAGAAAAAGACCCGAATAATCTCCTAACAAATGACATCACGGCATTTTCTCAGCAAAATCCTTCATTAAATGGCACTGTACAAATCAACTCACCAGATGCTGACCCCAGTAAAGGATTAGTGGAATTGCCCGTAAATCTGGTTGATGCTTCGCGGCAAATTGTTGCTAGTTGTAGTACTGGTGGAAAAATAGGAAGGAGTTCATTTATTCAGACTGGGCGTGGAGGACTAGTAGCCGATCCCACCCAGCCATTGATAGCTGATGATGCGGTGCTTGCAGATTGGATCACACTCTCTCCACAGAGTCAGAATCGTGCTGGCGGTATTCAGAAAAGAGCCGTTGTTCAGGGGCAGCGAAACACAGAAGAAAAATCACAGAAGGTTAATTCTGTCAATGAACCTATTCAAATTGTAGAAGCCCAAGGATGGGTAATGGATGCCAATGGGAACGTGGTTCTAGTTGCTCAAGTACCCGCAGCGACGCTCTATAACTCCTCGCTTACCTCTAAATCTTGCCCTGCTAATTAG
- a CDS encoding NAD(P)/FAD-dependent oxidoreductase, translated as MKEILYLEVPTPDIETVRSWLQTDFEPGNGEKVLTSEGFRLRIPSATTPAEVAPSENLLTELSVFVWSVQRTTYLKVFRWSEQPFPSEGQILQRLTKEIRSRFPHHYPEPPAIDLSQQSIFAALGSTYPLTVKYFQKMPNGEYDLTRAYWWEKRWREGVQNPQQPRQVVFSQGSRRAGEQASRGETTNAPIPHAQYDIIYIGGALGAIHAALMAKLGYKVLLVERMPFGRMNREWNISRDEIQSLVNLGLVTPAELETIIAREYKDGFNKFFDANNPAKLRSPILHTPTVLNLGLDSEKWLQMCGQKLQAAGGEIWDETEFIRADIDISQVVLQVKHLPSHIEKQVSGRLLIDAMGTASPIAWQLNGGRAFDSVCPTVGAAIESGFEPGVWDSQYGDVLYSHGDISRGRQLIWELFPAADDELTIYLFHYHEVNAKNPGSLLEMYEDFFTILPEYRRCDMDKLVWKKPTFGYIPGHFSVGSRDRTVAFDRLIAIGDAASLQSPLVFTGFGSLVRNLERLTTLLDTALKHDLLSFRHLNQIRAYQTNVSVTWLFSKGMMVPTGKFLPPQRINSMLNTFFGLLADEPPEVADNFIKDRCDWLTFNRLALKAARKNPALLLWIWELAGPRDLVRWLGSYFNFGRHALVSALLSPWFSRFLNRVGFWLEPRNPGLWLWLLAINYAIATGKPRSPSQVAKTNPEAIIPKSEVRILN; from the coding sequence ATGAAAGAAATACTTTATTTAGAAGTTCCAACTCCAGATATAGAAACTGTGCGTAGTTGGTTACAAACAGATTTTGAACCTGGAAATGGAGAAAAAGTGCTTACCTCGGAAGGCTTTCGCCTTAGAATACCCAGTGCTACTACACCTGCTGAAGTGGCTCCTTCCGAAAACTTGCTTACAGAACTTTCGGTATTTGTCTGGTCGGTGCAACGAACTACCTATCTGAAAGTGTTTCGCTGGTCAGAACAACCCTTTCCCAGTGAAGGACAAATTCTGCAACGCTTGACCAAGGAAATCAGAAGCCGTTTTCCGCATCATTATCCAGAGCCGCCAGCAATTGATTTATCCCAGCAATCAATATTTGCCGCACTAGGCTCTACTTACCCCCTTACCGTCAAGTATTTTCAGAAAATGCCCAACGGTGAATATGACCTAACTCGTGCCTATTGGTGGGAAAAACGGTGGCGCGAAGGGGTGCAGAATCCGCAGCAGCCGCGTCAAGTGGTGTTTTCGCAGGGGAGCAGGCGAGCAGGGGAGCAGGCGAGCAGGGGGGAAACAACTAATGCCCCCATACCCCATGCCCAGTACGACATCATCTACATCGGTGGCGCACTAGGCGCAATCCATGCAGCACTGATGGCAAAACTCGGATACAAAGTCTTGCTGGTGGAACGAATGCCCTTTGGGCGGATGAACCGAGAATGGAATATTTCGCGCGACGAGATTCAAAGCTTGGTTAACTTGGGTTTAGTCACCCCCGCTGAGTTAGAAACCATCATTGCCAGGGAATACAAAGATGGATTCAATAAGTTTTTTGATGCTAACAATCCAGCCAAACTGCGATCGCCCATCCTCCACACACCCACAGTCCTAAATTTAGGCTTAGATTCCGAAAAATGGCTCCAAATGTGTGGGCAAAAACTGCAAGCCGCAGGCGGTGAAATTTGGGATGAAACAGAGTTTATCCGTGCAGATATTGATATATCACAGGTAGTTTTGCAAGTCAAGCACTTGCCCAGTCACATTGAGAAGCAAGTAAGTGGACGACTGCTAATAGATGCAATGGGAACTGCATCCCCCATCGCTTGGCAATTAAACGGTGGTCGTGCCTTTGATAGTGTCTGTCCGACAGTGGGAGCGGCAATTGAAAGCGGATTTGAGCCGGGAGTATGGGATTCCCAATATGGGGACGTTCTTTACAGTCATGGGGATATTTCGCGGGGAAGGCAGTTGATTTGGGAATTGTTTCCCGCAGCTGATGATGAACTGACGATTTATTTATTTCATTACCACGAAGTCAATGCTAAAAATCCCGGTTCCTTGCTGGAGATGTACGAGGACTTTTTCACAATTTTGCCAGAGTATCGCAGGTGCGATATGGACAAATTGGTGTGGAAGAAGCCGACATTTGGGTATATACCAGGGCATTTTAGTGTGGGAAGTCGCGATCGCACAGTTGCCTTCGATCGATTGATTGCGATCGGTGATGCTGCATCACTCCAATCTCCCCTCGTTTTCACCGGTTTTGGTTCCCTAGTTCGCAACTTAGAGCGCTTAACAACCCTGTTGGATACTGCCCTCAAACATGACTTGTTGAGTTTCCGCCACTTAAACCAAATTCGCGCCTATCAAACCAACGTTTCCGTGACTTGGCTCTTTTCCAAAGGCATGATGGTACCCACAGGGAAATTTTTACCACCCCAGCGGATTAACTCCATGCTCAACACCTTCTTTGGGCTGTTAGCAGACGAACCGCCAGAAGTGGCAGATAACTTCATCAAAGATCGGTGTGATTGGTTAACCTTTAACCGTTTAGCACTGAAAGCAGCCAGGAAAAATCCTGCCTTGCTTTTATGGATTTGGGAACTTGCTGGCCCAAGAGATTTAGTGCGATGGCTTGGTAGTTATTTCAACTTCGGTCGTCATGCCCTGGTTAGTGCTTTACTAAGTCCGTGGTTCTCGCGCTTCTTAAACCGAGTAGGTTTTTGGCTAGAACCCCGGAATCCAGGCTTGTGGCTGTGGCTGTTGGCGATTAATTATGCGATCGCCACAGGCAAACCGCGATCGCCCAGCCAGGTAGCAAAAACCAACCCAGAAGCCATAATTCCGAAGTCAGAAGTAAGGATTCTGAATTAG
- a CDS encoding SpoIID/LytB domain-containing protein has protein sequence MKFQLYLGSLFSQIKVRYWWVSIFLWIALVAPAQASVILRVAIERGVNQVKVGSSTTGIVKDSTGRTLGQLPAMSAYYAQAVPGGVALDKWQSGLFWIEPTGKGFVYIGDRWYRGRTLVVPTEKGLTAVNWVDDQEYLYSVLGGEMDASWPQEALKAQAIAARTYALYEREKQRNNPVYDVGNTPDHWQIYKGVISESPATYTAVDSTLGQVLTYKNRIILSVFHACSGGHTENVEDVWGSSEPYLRAVQDYDQNIRECNWVKTFSPSEISAKFPEVGSVTAMIPETYSPFRSVKVLKIVGNKGTKVLQGEEVRTALKLKSTKFSVTKGADGSFVLQGLGYGHALGMSQWGAYNLARQGVNHLQILGHYYQGVALTPIQAK, from the coding sequence ATGAAATTCCAACTTTACTTAGGCTCTTTATTTTCTCAGATTAAAGTACGTTATTGGTGGGTAAGTATCTTTTTGTGGATAGCTTTGGTTGCCCCAGCCCAAGCGTCTGTAATCCTACGTGTGGCAATTGAGAGGGGCGTTAATCAGGTAAAAGTGGGTAGTTCCACTACTGGGATCGTTAAGGATAGTACTGGGCGGACTCTTGGACAGTTGCCAGCAATGAGTGCATATTATGCTCAAGCCGTTCCTGGCGGAGTTGCTTTAGATAAGTGGCAGTCTGGTTTATTTTGGATTGAGCCAACTGGCAAGGGATTTGTTTATATTGGCGATCGCTGGTATCGAGGCAGAACTCTGGTTGTCCCCACAGAAAAAGGCTTAACCGCTGTTAACTGGGTTGATGACCAAGAATATCTCTACAGCGTTCTTGGTGGCGAAATGGATGCTAGCTGGCCCCAAGAAGCTTTAAAAGCTCAAGCGATCGCAGCCCGTACTTATGCCCTCTACGAACGGGAAAAACAACGAAATAATCCCGTTTATGATGTAGGCAATACCCCCGATCACTGGCAAATTTACAAAGGTGTCATTAGTGAATCTCCAGCTACTTACACCGCAGTGGATTCTACTCTAGGGCAGGTACTAACTTACAAAAACCGGATTATTCTCTCAGTCTTCCACGCTTGTTCTGGGGGACACACTGAAAACGTAGAAGATGTTTGGGGAAGCAGCGAACCTTATCTACGTGCTGTTCAAGACTACGATCAAAATATCCGCGAGTGTAATTGGGTGAAAACCTTCTCGCCGAGTGAAATTAGCGCTAAATTTCCTGAGGTGGGCAGTGTGACGGCAATGATTCCAGAGACATACTCACCTTTCCGTAGTGTTAAAGTTTTAAAAATTGTGGGCAATAAGGGCACAAAAGTTCTACAGGGCGAGGAAGTCCGAACAGCCCTCAAGTTAAAAAGTACCAAATTTAGCGTCACCAAGGGGGCTGATGGTAGTTTTGTACTGCAAGGGCTTGGCTACGGTCATGCTTTAGGCATGAGTCAGTGGGGGGCGTACAATCTGGCTCGGCAAGGAGTGAACCATCTGCAAATTTTGGGACATTATTATCAAGGTGTAGCTCTAACACCGATTCAGGCGAAGTAA